In the Setaria italica strain Yugu1 chromosome VI, Setaria_italica_v2.0, whole genome shotgun sequence genome, one interval contains:
- the LOC101758976 gene encoding uncharacterized protein LOC101758976, whose amino-acid sequence MEAADLLDGNGKNKPPPQPRRRRWYCSTTAVTLLMFLLTNTVSIVVSSGAGPSLLRRYKPSTIRLWDGSAALLADLNATQADLAASRAELAGLYARVGTANELLRTLLDSMAARDAADIVAIAGGWKREPSGELKLAVGPHNTSMTAGHGRNATGEAATAVFPALGHGCVRVQDDLERYMNYTPGGECPSDEALAHRLMRSGCEPLTRRRCRAPSPKGYRQPSPLPTSLWVTPPDTSVLWDAYYPCKNYSCLASSRGVDLRRVGREKARWARDDGALSYSIATVLATRPNGTVRVGLDLAGGGSSYSPGTFAARMLDHGVTVVTAAVSAAAPLNSFVASRGLISVHVTAAHRLPFFDRTLDIVHAAAGGLGDGGGSRVPADVMLEFALFDVYRVLRPGGLFWLDHFPCPGAQLNATVAPMLGRVGFKKLRWNTGRGKEKDQWYVSALLEKPMA is encoded by the coding sequence ATGGAGGCCGCCGACCTCCTCGACGGGAACGGGAAGaacaagccgccgccgcagcccaggcggcggcggtggtacTGCAGCACGACGGCGGTCACGCTGCTCATGTTCCTGCTCACCAACACCGTCTCCATCGTCGTCTCCTCGGgcgccggcccctccctcctccgccgctacAAGCCCTCCACCATCCGCCTCTGGGACGGCTCTGCCGCGCTCCTCGCCGACCTCAACGCCACGcaggccgacctcgccgccagCCGCGCCGAGCTCGCGGGACTCTACGCCCGCGTCGGCACCGCCAACGAGCTCCTCCGCACCCTGCTCGACTCCATGGCCGCGCGGGACGCCGCGGACAtcgtcgccatcgccggcggATGGAAGCGAGAGCCCTCCGGCGAGCTGAAGCTGGCCGTCGGACCACATAACACGTCCATGACCGCCGGACACGGCCGGAACGCcaccggcgaggcggcgacggcggtgttCCCGGCTCTGGGCCACGGGTGCGTCCGCGTCCAGGACGACCTCGAGCGATACATGAACTACACTCCCGGTGGGGAGTGCCCGTCCGACGAGGCGCTGGCGCACCGGCTGATGCGCAGCGGTTGCGAGCCCCTAACGCGGCGCCGGTGCCGCGCGCCGTCGCCCAAGGGGTACCGGCAAccgtcgccgctgccgacgAGCCTCTGGGTCACGCCACCGGACACCAGCGTGCTCTGGGACGCGTACTACCCGTGCAAGAACTACTCGTGCCTGGCGAGCTCCCGCGGCGTCGACCTCCGCCGCGTCGGCCGGGAGAAGGCCCGGTGGGCGCGCGACGACGGCGCGCTGTCCTACTCCATCGCCACCGTGCTCGCGACCCGCCCCAACGGCACGGTGCGCGTCGGCctcgacctcgccggcggcgggtccTCCTACTCCCCCGGCACGTTCGCGGCGCGGATGCTGGATCACGGGGTCACCGTGGTGACCGCGGCCgtgagcgccgccgcgccgctcaaCAGCTTCGTCGCGTCGCGGGGGCTCATCTCCGTGCACGTCACCGCCGCGCACCGGCTGCCCTTCTTCGACCGCACGCTCGACATCGTgcacgcggcggcgggtggcctcggcgacggcggcggatcgAGGGTCCCCGCCGACGTGATGCTGGAGTTCGCGCTGTTCGACGTGTACAGGGTGCTGAGGCCCGGGGGCCTGTTCTGGCTCGACCACTTCCCCTGCCCCGGGGCGCAGCTCAACGCGACGGTGGCGCCAATGCTTGGTCGCGTCGGGTTCAAGAAGCTCCGGTGGAACACCGGCcgggggaaggagaaggaccagTGGTACGTCTCGGCGCTGTTGGAGAAGCCCATGGCATAA
- the LOC101759375 gene encoding cytochrome P450 88A1 encodes MAVGVGDGVASPPAMWWAPVVAAVVGALLLFFLLDAGARRLHGWYREAALGAARRARLPPGEMGWPVVGAMWAFLRAFKSGKPDAFVASFIRRFGRTGVYRAFMFSSPTILVTTPEACKQVLMDDDGFVTGWPKATVALIGPKSFVAMPYDEHRRLRKLTAAPINGFDALTAYLPFIDRTVTSSLRAWSGECADGGEVEFLTELRRMTFKIIVQIFLGGADDATMHALERSYTDLNYGMRAMAINLPGFAYRRALGARRRLVSVLQGVLDERRAATAKGFTRSSSVDMMDRLIEVEDEHGRRLDDDEIIDILIMYLNAGHESSGHITMWATVFLQENPDIFAKAKAEQEAIMRSIPPTQQGLTLRDFRKMGYLSQVIDETLRFVNISFVSFRQATKDVFVNGYLIPKGWKVQLWYRSVHMDPQVYPDPKKFNPSRWEGHSPRAGTFLPFGLGARLCPGNDLAKLEISVFLHHFLLGYRLTRTNPSCRVRYLPHPRPVDNCLAKITRVSDEY; translated from the exons ATGGCCGTGGGTGTGGGCGATGGCGTGGCGAGCCCACCGGCGATGTGGtgggcgccggtggtggcggccgtcgtcggcgcgttgctcctcttcttcctcctcgacgCCGGGGCGCGGAGGCTCCACGGGTGGTACAgggaggcggcgctgggcgcggcgaggcgggcgcGGCTGCCGCCGGGGGAGATGGGCTGGCCCGTCGTCGGCGCCATGTGGGCCTTCCTCCGCGCCTTCAAGTCCGGCAAGCCCGACGCCTTCGTCGCCTCCTTCATCCGACG GTTTGGCCGCACTGGCGTGTACCGAGCTTTCATGTTCAGCAGCCCGACGATCCTGGTGACGACGCCGGAGGCGTGCAAGCAGGTGCTCATGGACGACGACGGCTTCGTCACCGGGTGGCCCAAGGCCACGGTGGCGCTCATCGGGCCCAAGTCGTTCGTGGCCATGCCCTACGACGAGCACCGCCGCCTGCGCAAGCTCACCGCCGCGCCCATCAACGGCTTCGACGCGCTCACCGCGTACCTTCCCTTCATCGACCGCACCGTGACGTCGTCCCTGCGCGCGTGGTCCGGCGAGTGCGCCGACGGCGGTGAGGTCGAGTTCCTGACGGAGCTCCGCCGGATGACGTTCAAGATCATCGTGCAGATCTTCCtgggcggcgccgacgacgccacCATGCACGCGCTGGAGCGGAGCTACACGGACCTCAACTACGGGATGCGCGCCATGGCCATCAACCTGCCCGGGTTCGCGTACCGGCGGGCGCTGGGGGCTCGCCGGAGGCTGGTCTCCGTGCTGCAGGGCGTGCTGGACGagaggcgggcggcgacggccaaGGGGTTCACGCGGTCCAGCAGCGTGGACATGATGGACCGGCTGATCGAGGTGGAGGACGAGCACGGGCGGAGGCTGGACGACGACGAGATCATCGACATCCTCATCATGTACCTCAACGCCGGCCACGAGTCCTCCGGCCACATCACCATGTGGGCCACCGTGTTCCTGCAGGAGAATCCCGACATCTTTGCAAAGGCCAAG GCAGAGCAGGAGGCGATCATGAGGAGCATTCCACCGACGCAGCAGGGGCTGACGCTGAGGGACTTCAGGAAGATGGGGTACCTCTCACAG GTGATCGACGAGACGCTGCGGTTCGTCAACATCTCGTTCGTGTCCTTCCGTCAGGCGACCAAAGATGTCTTTGTGAACG GGTACCTGATCCCCAAGGGCTGGAAGGTTCAGCTGTGGTACCGGAGCGTGCACATGGACCCTCAAGTGTACCCTGACCCCAAGAAGTTCAACCCTTCAAGATGGGAG GGCCACTCGCCGAGAGCCGGCACATTCCTCCCCTTCGGCCTCGGCGCAAGGCTCTGCCCCGGCAACGATCTCGCCAAGCTGGAGATCTCCGTCTTCCTCCACCATTTCCTCCTCGGTTACAG GCTGACGAGGACGAACCCCAGCTGCCGGGTGAGGTACCTGCCCCACCCCAGGCCGGTGGACAACTGCTTGGCCAAGATCACCAGAGTTTCAGACGAGTACTGA